A stretch of Acidimicrobiales bacterium DNA encodes these proteins:
- a CDS encoding trypsin-like serine protease, with translation MALAVGTTGLAAAASAAEPPPAVEVDGVAPAPLFTTDDAHVITLFGRNLAEVTAARVDGMSLWGAMDGDDLRVLVPARPSPGPVALELDHPGGLETVTLDYVVDPATLVPGAPSGVEAVAGDGEAMVFWDPPTPNGGPPVATYTVTASPGGASCQSIDPMCTVSGLDNWTRYRFRVRATNAAGQGPISDFSDWVTPEGLPAIPGDVEIAEGFLTFTGDTNDDSIEEYVVEYRELETAADFVDPLSAQSTHGPLLPAIVNGDAVAIGDHRYTTKTFGVDNDRLQFECGGVLIDPAWMLTAAHCTEYQPTGTYYRDVDYLSVVYGATDWTVGSGDDDHVRFSDAIFRHPDYNRNSYENDIALVRLEEPVNEQLADTIPLWDVGTGPPDGSPAYVTGWGATRTAGSTVEELRGAEVEIDDDCAFWSDFGDWRDDVYLCASAAPTAFCQGDSGGPLVVNHEGVVTLAGLVSFNSTAGCAQGPDIADVYTRVSMYIDWIESRTGPLWNTFTVDPADLGDPVELEDLRRMATYAVRVRAVNPAGESAVAQTTFDVDWALILGPEQIGVDCTETQMHPLLDVPFDSFAFDSVGCIYQLGVTTGTSPTTYSPDATVIRGHMALFLSRFYKTVTGQPCVGAHPFDDVSLTSDIGKAVGCIYSLGVTEGTGPSTFSPDQYVTREEMAAFIARLYRIITGDECGSAPGFPDVVRWSFAYRDIGCLVDLAITEGTSPTTYSPKDPVTRAQMAAFLERLYLALTT, from the coding sequence GTGGCTCTCGCCGTGGGCACCACCGGCCTCGCCGCGGCGGCGTCCGCCGCCGAGCCCCCGCCGGCGGTCGAGGTCGACGGGGTCGCCCCGGCGCCCCTGTTCACGACCGACGACGCGCACGTCATCACGCTGTTCGGCCGGAATCTGGCCGAGGTCACCGCGGCGCGGGTGGACGGTATGTCCCTCTGGGGGGCGATGGACGGCGACGACCTCCGGGTGTTGGTTCCGGCTCGACCCTCGCCCGGGCCCGTCGCGCTGGAGCTCGACCATCCCGGCGGCCTCGAGACCGTGACACTCGACTATGTGGTCGATCCGGCGACGCTCGTCCCCGGGGCGCCCTCCGGGGTCGAGGCGGTCGCCGGTGACGGCGAGGCGATGGTGTTCTGGGACCCACCCACGCCCAACGGCGGACCGCCCGTCGCGACCTACACCGTCACGGCCAGCCCGGGCGGCGCGTCGTGTCAGTCGATCGATCCGATGTGCACCGTGAGCGGGCTCGACAACTGGACGCGCTACCGCTTCCGGGTCCGGGCGACCAACGCCGCCGGGCAGGGTCCGATCTCCGACTTCAGTGACTGGGTCACGCCCGAGGGCCTGCCGGCGATACCCGGCGATGTCGAGATCGCCGAGGGCTTCCTGACGTTCACCGGCGACACGAACGACGACTCGATCGAGGAATATGTCGTGGAGTACCGCGAACTCGAGACCGCGGCGGACTTCGTCGATCCCCTGTCGGCCCAGTCGACGCACGGGCCCCTCCTGCCGGCGATCGTGAACGGTGACGCCGTCGCCATCGGCGATCACCGCTACACGACCAAGACGTTCGGCGTCGACAACGACCGGCTGCAGTTCGAGTGCGGCGGCGTCCTGATCGATCCGGCGTGGATGCTGACGGCCGCCCACTGCACCGAGTACCAGCCGACCGGCACCTACTACCGCGACGTCGACTATCTGTCCGTCGTCTACGGCGCGACCGACTGGACCGTCGGGTCCGGCGACGACGACCACGTGCGGTTCAGCGACGCGATCTTCCGGCACCCCGACTACAACCGGAACTCCTACGAGAACGACATCGCCCTGGTGCGCCTCGAGGAGCCGGTCAACGAGCAACTCGCCGACACGATCCCGCTGTGGGACGTGGGCACCGGCCCACCGGACGGATCGCCGGCCTACGTGACCGGCTGGGGCGCGACGCGGACGGCGGGCTCGACGGTCGAGGAGCTGCGCGGCGCCGAGGTCGAGATCGACGACGACTGTGCGTTCTGGTCGGACTTCGGCGACTGGCGCGATGACGTCTACCTGTGCGCCTCCGCGGCGCCCACCGCGTTCTGCCAGGGCGACAGCGGCGGCCCGCTCGTCGTGAACCACGAGGGTGTCGTCACGCTCGCCGGCCTCGTCTCGTTCAACAGCACGGCCGGGTGTGCCCAGGGCCCGGACATCGCCGACGTGTACACCCGGGTGTCGATGTACATCGACTGGATCGAGAGTCGCACCGGGCCGCTGTGGAACACCTTCACCGTCGACCCTGCCGACCTGGGTGATCCCGTCGAACTGGAGGATCTCCGCCGCATGGCCACCTACGCCGTGCGGGTGCGGGCGGTCAATCCGGCCGGCGAAAGCGCGGTGGCCCAGACGACGTTCGATGTGGACTGGGCGCTGATCCTCGGCCCCGAGCAGATCGGTGTCGATTGCACCGAGACGCAGATGCATCCGCTGCTCGATGTGCCGTTCGACTCGTTTGCGTTCGATTCCGTCGGCTGCATCTACCAGCTCGGCGTGACCACCGGGACCTCGCCCACCACCTACTCCCCGGACGCCACGGTGATCCGCGGGCACATGGCGCTCTTCCTGAGCCGCTTCTACAAGACGGTCACCGGCCAGCCGTGTGTGGGTGCGCATCCGTTCGACGACGTGTCGCTCACCTCCGACATCGGCAAGGCGGTCGGCTGCATCTACTCGCTCGGGGTCACCGAGGGGACGGGGCCAAGCACGTTCTCGCCGGATCAGTACGTGACCCGCGAGGAGATGGCTGCGTTCATCGCCCGGCTCTACCGGATCATCACCGGCGACGAGTGCGGATCGGCGCCGGGGTTCCCCGACGTGGTGCGCTGGTCGTTCGCCTACCGCGACATCGGCTGCCTCGTGGACCTGGCGATCACGGAGGGCACGTCACCGACGACGTACTCGCCGAAGGACCCGGTGACCCGCGCCCAGATGGCCGCCTTCCTCGAGCGTCTCTATCTCGCCCTGACGACCTGA
- a CDS encoding TetR/AcrR family transcriptional regulator has translation MVAAETPTELTEKGAQTRAEILRIAVDRFGRDGFRATSVADIARDADVSGTLAYAYFDNKKALFLAALDADVADLIHCGVSSVLETPGDDAWRTTLILTLLEALDHHPLAHRILAGKEPDVADRVVDLPAMEDLRLAVVARIRADQEAGLIRADIDPEPIGGGIVNIFVSMLLAAVQFGTDEILHRGVDVLSVVAAAIDPVD, from the coding sequence GTGGTTGCCGCCGAGACTCCGACCGAACTCACCGAGAAGGGCGCCCAGACCCGCGCCGAGATCCTGCGCATCGCCGTGGACCGGTTCGGCCGTGACGGCTTCCGGGCGACCTCGGTGGCCGACATCGCCCGTGATGCCGACGTGAGCGGCACGCTCGCCTACGCCTACTTCGACAACAAGAAGGCCCTGTTCCTCGCTGCGCTCGACGCCGATGTCGCCGACCTCATCCACTGCGGCGTCTCGTCGGTTCTCGAAACGCCCGGCGATGACGCCTGGCGGACCACGCTGATCCTCACGCTCCTCGAAGCGCTCGACCACCACCCCCTCGCCCACCGGATCCTCGCCGGGAAGGAACCCGACGTGGCCGACCGGGTCGTCGATCTCCCCGCGATGGAGGACCTCCGCCTCGCCGTCGTCGCCCGCATCCGCGCCGATCAGGAGGCCGGACTGATCCGCGCCGACATCGACCCCGAACCGATCGGCGGCGGCATCGTCAACATCTTCGTCTCGATGCTGCTCGCCGCCGTGCAGTTCGGCACGGACGAGATCCTGCACCGCGGCGTCGACGTGCTCAGCGTCGTCGCGGCCGCCATCGATCCGGTCGACTGA
- a CDS encoding metal-dependent hydrolase gives MPSTESPSRTIVTRRISFEETVQSLPKHFAEDGDLIGSHLVAVLSSVFPDGEDYFVRSVRHFRDEITDPELKRQVAGFIGQEAVHGREHRMLNERLDELGYPAKRIERFVRWGLGFRERVSSPKANLATTAALEHYTATLAEVLMREEVTRRALGAPEMQDVFLWHALEECEHKAVAFDVYKAVGGTERMRRVVMNMITFQFIFGIGTQTIFSVLRDRETYRRGRLRTSIRRLRENPLFTRDVWRRLRDYNRPDFHPDDHETDELLEEWRTALFGEHGRLNHMVAGAAA, from the coding sequence ATGCCCTCCACGGAATCCCCCAGTCGGACCATCGTCACGCGCCGCATCTCCTTCGAGGAGACGGTGCAGAGCCTGCCGAAGCACTTCGCGGAGGACGGCGATCTGATCGGCAGCCATCTCGTCGCCGTGCTCTCCTCGGTGTTCCCCGACGGCGAGGACTACTTCGTGCGCTCGGTGCGCCACTTCCGCGACGAGATCACCGATCCGGAGCTGAAGCGCCAGGTCGCGGGCTTCATCGGCCAGGAGGCGGTCCACGGTCGCGAACACCGCATGCTCAACGAGCGTCTCGATGAGCTCGGCTACCCGGCGAAGCGCATCGAACGCTTCGTTCGCTGGGGGCTGGGATTCCGCGAGCGGGTGTCGTCGCCCAAGGCCAACCTCGCCACGACCGCCGCTCTGGAGCACTACACCGCGACGCTCGCCGAGGTCCTCATGCGCGAGGAGGTCACCCGTCGTGCCCTCGGCGCGCCGGAGATGCAGGACGTCTTCCTCTGGCACGCGCTCGAGGAGTGCGAGCACAAGGCCGTCGCCTTCGACGTGTACAAGGCCGTCGGCGGCACCGAGCGCATGCGCCGGGTCGTGATGAACATGATCACGTTCCAGTTCATCTTCGGGATCGGCACCCAGACGATCTTCTCGGTGCTGCGCGACCGCGAGACCTACCGGCGGGGCCGACTGCGCACGAGCATCCGCCGTCTCCGGGAGAACCCGTTGTTCACCCGCGACGTGTGGCGGCGACTGCGGGACTACAACCGGCCCGATTTCCACCCGGACGACCACGAGACCGACGAACTCCTCGAGGAGTGGCGCACCGCCCTGTTCGGCGAGCACGGTCGGCTGAACCACATGGTCGCGGGCGCGGCCGCCTGA
- a CDS encoding YchJ family metal-binding protein produces MSEPCPCGGASFDDCCGPILAGSPAATAEQLMRSRFTAFARGDAAHLAATWATHRQPTTIRLDPDRRWTALEIVDTAGGRQLDTTGVVEFRASYVGGDGPGVVAERSRFAREAGRWVYVDAVSRS; encoded by the coding sequence ATGTCCGAGCCCTGCCCCTGCGGGGGCGCGTCGTTCGACGACTGTTGTGGACCGATCCTCGCCGGGTCGCCGGCCGCCACCGCCGAGCAGCTGATGCGGTCCCGCTTCACGGCCTTCGCCCGTGGCGACGCGGCGCACCTCGCCGCAACCTGGGCGACGCACCGGCAGCCGACGACGATTCGGCTCGATCCGGACCGTCGGTGGACGGCGCTCGAGATCGTGGACACCGCGGGGGGCCGGCAGCTGGACACGACGGGCGTCGTCGAGTTCCGCGCGTCCTACGTCGGCGGCGACGGGCCCGGGGTCGTCGCCGAGCGGTCCCGGTTCGCCCGGGAGGCCGGACGGTGGGTCTACGTGGACGCGGTCAGCCGTTC